A region from the Phycisphaeraceae bacterium genome encodes:
- a CDS encoding aldo/keto reductase, translating into MFELGNMFQVDQHVVGPLTSTDYFSPRMIAGLRPCLRLGMGTAGVGGMHGPADCEEAIRILHDAWSNGYLLVDTSPHYANADAVLGQALQQWKGDPPVICTKLEGYPRFTPPGYAKIWRESLIKQFEESLQHLGGRQIDGLAMHDAETAPPEFQVECHQFLADLITRGEIGAAGLGGGGPALQVRYLDTGQYRYAITYMRLTALSIQALCDIVPACRRIQAGVIVGSPIHMGFLGDQFDHYLSNPPQHVPPAFVSRAKLLKRLADDAGMRLTHLALRFAWSVPYADFVLTGSSNLAAWRDTKAAFENGPLPADLYRRVWQIAQHGMEPINGG; encoded by the coding sequence ATGTTTGAATTGGGCAATATGTTTCAAGTTGACCAGCATGTCGTCGGTCCACTGACATCTACGGACTATTTTTCACCCCGCATGATTGCGGGATTGCGTCCCTGCTTACGCTTGGGTATGGGAACTGCGGGTGTTGGCGGGATGCATGGCCCGGCAGATTGCGAAGAAGCTATCCGTATACTCCATGACGCTTGGAGTAATGGATACTTACTGGTTGACACGTCACCACATTATGCAAACGCGGATGCCGTACTGGGCCAGGCACTTCAACAGTGGAAGGGTGATCCACCGGTTATCTGTACAAAACTAGAAGGCTATCCTCGCTTCACGCCTCCTGGATATGCAAAAATTTGGCGGGAGTCATTGATCAAGCAATTCGAGGAAAGCTTACAGCATTTGGGAGGAAGACAAATTGATGGCTTGGCAATGCACGATGCTGAAACCGCACCTCCTGAATTTCAAGTTGAATGCCATCAGTTTCTAGCAGATTTAATTACTCGCGGGGAAATCGGAGCTGCAGGACTAGGCGGCGGTGGTCCGGCACTCCAAGTTCGCTATCTCGATACCGGCCAATATCGGTACGCGATCACCTATATGCGTCTAACCGCACTAAGTATTCAAGCACTTTGCGATATCGTGCCCGCATGCCGAAGAATCCAAGCGGGAGTTATTGTTGGAAGCCCAATCCATATGGGCTTTCTCGGCGATCAATTTGACCACTATCTCTCAAATCCTCCGCAACACGTTCCCCCGGCATTTGTAAGTCGTGCCAAACTACTCAAGCGTCTTGCGGATGATGCAGGTATGCGACTCACACACCTTGCATTGAGATTTGCATGGTCGGTTCCGTACGCAGATTTTGTTCTGACCGGGTCATCAAACCTGGCAGCATGGCGCGATACTAAGGCAGCATTTGAGAACGGACCACTGCCCGCAGATCTTTATCGGCGGGTATGGCAAATCGCGCAACATGGAATGGAACCTATAAATGGCGGTTGA
- a CDS encoding mandelate racemase/muconate lactonizing enzyme family protein: MNDRIRIIQAESFELDPGPLPVPFSDSTMGPFTHWKMPWLRLTADDNTIGEAPTSLHPIVRPALFTASGSHGLTPEEWHHKFFWMLRNNGHRSPDTSGFLWGFDVALRDILAKRAGQPWHRYMGAVRDVVPVYGSGGSTGFTEDELLADIRGMVAAGFRTVKMKVAKNFGQHMHEDVARVKAVRREIGDDIGLAIDGNQAWTAEQATEFARHIEDQNIAWFEEPVQAADRQAIRNICKACPIPIAMGESENSALSFRELFECGVRHIQPNPGALPGFTAWKQALAWAEKTGELWTCGGFSHLTAMFVATRQDGMVEYLRSIIGHLATCWKQKPLELNGTFLLPNTPGLPVTVDWEGLYKRHAVRVIAIDRA; this comes from the coding sequence ATGAACGACCGTATCCGTATCATTCAAGCTGAATCATTTGAATTGGACCCTGGGCCATTACCGGTGCCTTTTTCGGATTCGACCATGGGGCCATTTACACATTGGAAAATGCCATGGTTACGACTTACTGCCGACGACAACACTATCGGAGAAGCGCCAACTAGCTTGCACCCCATCGTGCGACCGGCGTTGTTTACCGCGAGCGGTTCCCATGGACTGACGCCTGAGGAATGGCATCACAAATTTTTCTGGATGCTTCGCAATAATGGTCACCGCAGTCCGGACACGTCCGGGTTCCTATGGGGATTTGATGTAGCGTTACGGGATATTCTCGCAAAACGTGCTGGTCAACCCTGGCACCGCTATATGGGAGCTGTCAGGGATGTGGTACCCGTGTATGGCTCCGGCGGCAGTACAGGTTTTACAGAGGATGAACTGCTTGCGGATATACGAGGTATGGTCGCAGCAGGGTTTCGTACCGTAAAGATGAAGGTTGCAAAAAACTTCGGTCAGCACATGCATGAGGACGTGGCACGGGTCAAAGCTGTACGTCGTGAAATCGGTGACGATATTGGCTTGGCCATTGATGGCAATCAAGCCTGGACCGCAGAGCAAGCGACTGAATTCGCGAGACACATTGAGGATCAAAATATCGCATGGTTTGAGGAGCCTGTGCAAGCTGCCGACCGTCAGGCGATCCGCAATATCTGCAAGGCATGCCCTATTCCCATAGCGATGGGTGAGAGTGAAAATAGTGCGTTGTCTTTTCGAGAGCTTTTCGAATGCGGCGTACGTCACATCCAACCAAATCCCGGTGCTCTTCCCGGATTTACCGCATGGAAACAAGCACTCGCTTGGGCTGAAAAGACGGGTGAGCTATGGACCTGCGGAGGTTTTTCTCACCTGACCGCAATGTTTGTTGCCACACGACAGGATGGCATGGTTGAATATCTGCGTTCTATTATCGGGCACCTTGCAACGTGCTGGAAGCAAAAGCCTCTCGAACTAAATGGAACTTTCCTTCTTCCGAATACACCGGGGCTGCCCGTGACAGTGGATTGGGAGGGGCTTTACAAGCGTCATGCTGTACGTGTGATTGCAATCGATCGCGCGTAA
- a CDS encoding Gfo/Idh/MocA family oxidoreductase, which translates to MTTTGNNPASTIRVAIIGGGMFFDDIIGQTFKDFMQGGIAGGLSSIGMSHLAPAVANVGVEVVAIGTHSPKSGTAAKLVDWFAADFPNHRIVAAYGETVWRDILTQCKPDVLFIATPDHLHAQPILDAIAAGCDVITEKPLCLTTFECDAIISAANQAERIVAVDMHKRYDPFIREMMSAARKKYGQINRIRAVLEEPLAVSTEIFAWAEQSNPFAYVGCHWLDVVHHYLAVKPVAVYATGQKNLLLNWDRHVVEIAKRQSRAVDSFKKQGKIKAWDSIDVAVTYADGMRGDYNNNWINPPEFEGAVNQEIEVYGIYGRGFVDQQYRGFRETIIGDGSRTRNPTFGGRIKHHGGHLEVFGYGKASIVAGMLAIIRRRILGESCTSLDGTYPTAASQRDVVRVIEAAGIVAERNYQAWMANRGAPVSARIHDDGIEIVGD; encoded by the coding sequence ATGACCACCACTGGGAATAATCCAGCTTCGACTATTCGTGTTGCCATCATTGGCGGCGGAATGTTCTTTGACGACATCATTGGTCAGACTTTCAAAGACTTTATGCAAGGCGGGATCGCAGGCGGTCTTTCCTCAATAGGCATGAGCCATCTTGCTCCAGCCGTAGCCAATGTCGGCGTCGAAGTGGTTGCCATCGGTACACATAGCCCAAAGTCCGGCACAGCAGCCAAGCTGGTCGATTGGTTTGCTGCTGACTTCCCGAACCATCGCATCGTTGCAGCATATGGTGAAACCGTTTGGCGGGACATTCTCACGCAGTGCAAACCGGACGTGCTGTTTATTGCAACCCCTGACCACCTCCACGCACAACCGATTCTTGATGCAATTGCTGCTGGCTGTGACGTAATCACTGAGAAACCTCTATGTCTGACTACTTTTGAGTGCGACGCGATTATTTCAGCTGCCAATCAAGCGGAGCGGATCGTGGCGGTTGATATGCACAAACGCTATGACCCATTCATCCGCGAAATGATGAGTGCTGCCCGCAAGAAGTACGGCCAGATCAACCGCATACGGGCAGTACTCGAAGAGCCGCTGGCCGTGAGCACTGAGATATTCGCCTGGGCTGAACAGAGTAATCCGTTTGCGTATGTCGGCTGCCATTGGCTAGATGTCGTGCATCATTACCTTGCGGTTAAACCAGTAGCTGTGTACGCCACTGGCCAGAAGAATCTATTGCTCAATTGGGATCGTCACGTTGTCGAAATTGCGAAGCGGCAAAGTCGAGCGGTCGATTCGTTTAAAAAGCAGGGGAAGATTAAAGCGTGGGACTCCATTGACGTCGCGGTTACCTATGCGGACGGGATGCGTGGTGACTACAACAACAACTGGATCAATCCGCCTGAATTCGAGGGCGCGGTAAATCAGGAGATCGAGGTTTACGGTATTTACGGGCGGGGATTCGTGGACCAGCAGTATCGCGGGTTCCGCGAAACGATCATTGGTGACGGATCTCGCACACGGAATCCAACCTTTGGGGGCAGAATTAAACATCACGGCGGTCATCTAGAGGTATTCGGATATGGTAAGGCGTCGATTGTTGCAGGCATGCTTGCCATCATCCGTCGGCGCATCCTTGGCGAAAGCTGCACCAGTTTGGATGGCACTTACCCTACCGCTGCCAGTCAGCGCGATGTCGTTCGTGTGATCGAAGCGGCCGGTATCGTGGCGGAGAGAAATTACCAGGCTTGGATGGCCAATCGTGGCGCACCTGTCAGCGCACGTATTCATGATGATGGGATTGAAATCGTCGGTGACTGA
- the secA gene encoding preprotein translocase subunit SecA, with translation MVVAAIGKAFTKVFGSRNERLLKNYRRRVLQINALEPQMRRLTDAELKAKTSEFRKRIADGEKVADVMPEIMAAAREAMDRNVGIRNIFDPAKNFDPTKLTGEVRATFDRIAAEAATIPPIEELGHNTPVPGWQQVEIPIAVYEAVRELYPQSRPPFRARPFDVQLIGGMVLGEGRIAEMKTGEGKTIVAPLACYVACVENLQCHVVTVNDYLVQRDRDWVFPFYFHMGLRVGAIHPYHMQSNEKKAEAYLCDVVYGTNSEFGFDYLRDNMKLSSDEQVQKRRDFCIVDEIDSILIDEARTPLIISGPAHDDAPRYDLADTVSRHLLQKQRQWDAADGVVQQATMRIKGLEGDIRNSRDKERSAQMREEMKALQAKLPDLEAARDRHIRYYEIEREKKAAHLTHEGIAEAQKVANIGSFYVGANMDFPHLLENSLRAHTVYQRDKEYVVEGGEVIIVDEFTGRKMIGRQWSDGLHQAVEAKEGVKIKQETQTLATVTIQNFFKLYHRLAGMTGTAITEATEFYEIYKLDVVCIPTNMPVARIDRDDLVFLSIKDKDAAILDEIKKMHDVGRPVLVGTTSVEKSQALSDKLNRKHGIKHEVLNAKQHEREAQIVEHAGELGAVMIATNMAGRGTDIKLQPIKREDLLRHWQLRGILAREAKPEMNDEQILSLAYKHMAKVYLGSALKQIDPENDGELRLALLRHWVAQEMLATPEEAAKLSREQAEAMLDRVPGFLFHRLRIYQYVEEMGGLHIVGTERHEARRIDNQLRGRSGRQGDRGSSRFFIALEDDLMQMFAGKVTLNALSRLGMKEGDAIEHRWITRSVERAQRKVEERNYEIRKNLLEYDEVMEHQRNAFYSLRQNVLDGRGVNRVIFEYISDAVNDATETYLDKDYVASQISEWVRSKIDVAIETYKLRGNDADDLIETVRSAARDEVRLNVDVTLGEYMSNDLPPEEWDLHGLSAWAKGRFGVELRESQLRTMNIGEVKKLLVDAALEQADKIDLSEVAKFLDQQYAVKDLAAWTKQKFEFDLPIESLDREEGENPSTWKQRVAKTIIEKASAMYRRREIEYPIETTLDTIFAMAQTNGPLAAQQLAHWANMRYELGWTPESVAKLTGNDLRATLTSSAEAWADGRKLSEVVDRALAEHKTAEALATWAQQRFGARISAADLPDPMKWREELIERGRRMHRAELTFLERFLLLQILDQAWKDHLYAMDQLKDSVGLRYTAEQDPRIEYKKEGANLFRQMQRVVRDRVTELIFRARITANAEVRNVYGTQKAQKAQAISATEAAAVQATAQQQADLDAAQAAGDGEAAAAALSRKQRRAAASAKDDSNEDRPQFKKRKK, from the coding sequence ATGGTCGTCGCAGCTATCGGTAAGGCCTTTACAAAAGTTTTCGGATCACGCAACGAGCGGTTATTGAAGAACTATCGCCGTCGAGTATTGCAGATTAATGCACTCGAACCACAGATGCGCCGACTGACAGACGCAGAACTCAAGGCAAAAACCAGTGAGTTTCGTAAGAGGATCGCTGATGGTGAGAAAGTTGCAGACGTAATGCCCGAGATCATGGCAGCCGCACGCGAGGCGATGGACCGCAACGTAGGCATACGAAATATATTTGATCCCGCAAAAAACTTTGATCCCACCAAGCTCACTGGTGAGGTCAGGGCAACCTTTGACCGCATTGCGGCTGAGGCTGCGACGATCCCGCCTATTGAAGAGCTCGGCCATAACACTCCGGTTCCCGGATGGCAGCAAGTCGAGATTCCCATAGCAGTCTATGAAGCGGTTCGTGAACTCTATCCTCAGAGCCGACCTCCGTTTCGTGCCCGACCTTTCGATGTGCAACTGATCGGCGGTATGGTGCTGGGCGAGGGCAGAATTGCTGAGATGAAGACGGGGGAAGGGAAAACCATCGTCGCACCATTGGCGTGCTATGTTGCATGCGTTGAAAACCTTCAGTGCCACGTAGTCACGGTCAACGATTACCTCGTACAGCGTGACCGTGACTGGGTATTCCCCTTTTATTTTCACATGGGGCTTCGAGTCGGTGCGATTCATCCGTACCACATGCAAAGCAACGAAAAAAAGGCAGAGGCTTACCTCTGCGACGTGGTGTACGGAACCAACAGTGAGTTTGGTTTCGACTACCTGCGCGACAATATGAAGCTTTCTTCCGACGAGCAGGTCCAGAAACGTCGAGACTTCTGTATTGTCGATGAGATTGACTCGATTTTGATCGACGAGGCGAGAACGCCGCTGATTATCTCCGGCCCCGCGCACGATGATGCACCGCGATATGACTTGGCGGATACGGTATCCCGCCACCTGCTGCAGAAACAGCGTCAGTGGGATGCCGCGGATGGCGTGGTTCAACAGGCTACGATGCGGATCAAAGGACTTGAGGGTGATATCCGTAACTCACGGGACAAAGAACGCTCTGCGCAAATGCGCGAGGAGATGAAAGCTCTTCAGGCCAAACTCCCTGACCTCGAAGCCGCCAGAGATCGGCATATCCGCTACTACGAGATCGAGAGAGAAAAAAAGGCAGCGCACCTGACACACGAAGGTATCGCGGAAGCGCAAAAGGTAGCGAACATCGGATCGTTTTATGTCGGTGCGAATATGGACTTTCCGCACTTACTCGAAAACTCCCTTCGAGCCCACACGGTTTATCAGCGTGACAAGGAATATGTCGTAGAGGGTGGAGAAGTCATCATCGTCGATGAGTTTACCGGTCGAAAGATGATCGGCCGGCAGTGGTCGGATGGTCTTCACCAGGCGGTTGAAGCTAAAGAAGGTGTAAAGATCAAGCAGGAGACGCAGACACTAGCGACTGTAACGATCCAGAACTTCTTCAAACTTTATCACCGTCTCGCAGGAATGACCGGTACCGCAATTACCGAGGCAACTGAGTTTTACGAGATTTATAAGCTCGATGTGGTGTGCATCCCAACCAACATGCCAGTTGCTCGAATCGATCGTGACGATCTGGTGTTCCTTTCGATCAAGGATAAAGACGCTGCGATTCTGGACGAGATCAAAAAGATGCATGACGTTGGCCGTCCGGTACTCGTGGGGACAACAAGCGTCGAAAAGAGTCAGGCACTGTCGGACAAACTGAACCGGAAACACGGCATTAAGCACGAGGTGCTTAATGCCAAGCAACATGAACGCGAAGCCCAGATAGTTGAGCATGCCGGGGAGCTGGGCGCAGTGATGATCGCGACGAACATGGCCGGCCGTGGCACCGACATCAAGCTTCAACCAATCAAGAGAGAGGATCTACTTCGACACTGGCAGCTACGCGGCATTCTTGCTCGTGAAGCCAAACCTGAAATGAACGACGAGCAGATCCTCTCACTCGCATACAAACACATGGCTAAAGTCTATTTGGGATCAGCCTTAAAACAGATCGATCCTGAAAACGACGGGGAATTGCGATTAGCACTTTTGCGTCATTGGGTAGCGCAAGAAATGCTCGCAACGCCTGAGGAAGCTGCGAAATTAAGCCGCGAGCAGGCCGAGGCAATGCTAGATCGCGTTCCCGGCTTTTTATTCCATCGACTTCGGATCTATCAGTACGTCGAAGAAATGGGGGGCTTGCACATCGTTGGGACTGAACGACACGAAGCGAGACGTATCGATAATCAGCTTCGCGGTAGATCAGGGCGGCAGGGCGATCGTGGGTCTTCACGGTTTTTTATCGCCCTCGAAGACGACCTGATGCAGATGTTTGCCGGCAAAGTCACGCTCAATGCGCTCTCGCGGCTGGGGATGAAAGAAGGTGATGCCATTGAACATCGCTGGATTACTCGCAGCGTCGAACGCGCTCAGCGTAAGGTTGAAGAGAGAAACTACGAGATTCGCAAAAATCTTCTCGAATACGACGAAGTGATGGAGCACCAGCGGAACGCTTTCTATAGCCTGCGCCAGAATGTGCTCGATGGCCGCGGAGTGAATCGTGTCATATTTGAGTACATCTCGGATGCGGTAAATGACGCTACGGAAACATATCTCGACAAGGATTACGTAGCATCACAGATCAGCGAGTGGGTTCGGAGCAAGATCGATGTTGCTATCGAGACCTACAAACTTCGCGGCAATGATGCTGACGATCTGATCGAAACTGTGCGAAGCGCTGCCAGAGATGAGGTGAGGCTCAACGTGGACGTGACGTTGGGAGAGTACATGTCTAACGATCTCCCGCCTGAAGAGTGGGATCTTCACGGCCTCAGTGCCTGGGCGAAAGGGCGCTTCGGGGTTGAGCTGCGTGAGTCACAGTTGCGAACAATGAACATCGGTGAAGTTAAGAAGTTGCTCGTCGATGCTGCCTTGGAGCAGGCGGATAAGATCGATCTCTCAGAAGTCGCTAAGTTTCTGGATCAGCAGTACGCGGTGAAAGACCTCGCTGCTTGGACAAAGCAGAAGTTCGAATTCGACCTGCCCATCGAAAGCCTCGACCGTGAAGAGGGAGAGAACCCTTCGACATGGAAACAACGTGTAGCCAAGACGATCATTGAAAAAGCCTCGGCTATGTATCGTCGGCGAGAGATCGAATATCCGATAGAGACAACTCTTGACACAATATTTGCGATGGCTCAGACCAACGGGCCGTTGGCAGCACAGCAGCTTGCCCACTGGGCGAATATGCGATACGAGCTGGGATGGACTCCCGAGTCCGTCGCAAAATTAACGGGTAATGATCTGCGTGCGACCCTCACCTCATCCGCAGAGGCGTGGGCGGATGGTCGAAAACTTAGTGAAGTCGTGGACCGCGCATTAGCGGAGCATAAAACTGCCGAAGCGTTGGCGACATGGGCGCAACAGCGGTTCGGCGCGAGGATTTCTGCGGCAGACCTGCCTGATCCTATGAAATGGCGTGAAGAGTTGATCGAGCGAGGCCGGCGTATGCATCGCGCAGAGCTCACCTTTTTGGAAAGATTCTTGCTTTTGCAGATTCTCGACCAAGCGTGGAAAGATCATCTCTACGCGATGGACCAGCTTAAGGATTCCGTTGGCTTGCGCTACACGGCAGAGCAGGATCCTCGTATTGAGTACAAGAAGGAAGGGGCGAATCTTTTCCGTCAGATGCAACGAGTGGTCCGCGATCGAGTGACGGAGCTTATTTTCCGCGCACGTATCACAGCCAATGCGGAAGTACGCAATGTTTATGGAACACAAAAGGCGCAGAAAGCTCAAGCAATTTCTGCGACCGAGGCTGCAGCGGTCCAGGCAACAGCCCAGCAGCAGGCTGATCTCGATGCGGCGCAGGCCGCCGGTGATGGCGAGGCTGCAGCAGCGGCGTTGTCACGTAAACAACGTCGTGCGGCGGCTTCAGCAAAAGACGACAGCAATGAGGATCGACCTCAGTTTAAGAAACGGAAAAAATAA
- a CDS encoding phytanoyl-CoA dioxygenase family protein, with protein sequence MAAVVDSTLAWTEHYVKYGFAHVSGLVSRSFCEAGVARVRQLLKTDLPLNQWEYGPFPRLYTPYFEGGNEPDEVFERVFEEPLLCEAIEEMFGGHGHWDRMKNYYLFFTPFNPNAKQSLSPQGHIDFPGQCVPILYRGFTFQVLMADNEKYGGNLTLYPGTHKIVQKTIIDQPLIHFNNGMMDLPSPAPVEFVGKAGDVCFMHHLIFHSGNENAANHRTPRIALHAEAFRQEWLRTVESSKPGLSPWERSLALNGPVATTPEVEIENMRKRQEYIAGLRK encoded by the coding sequence ATGGCAGCCGTTGTTGATTCCACCCTTGCATGGACTGAACACTATGTGAAATATGGGTTCGCGCATGTATCTGGTTTGGTGAGCCGATCATTCTGCGAAGCTGGTGTTGCGAGAGTGCGCCAGTTACTTAAAACAGACCTCCCTCTTAATCAGTGGGAGTATGGCCCATTCCCGCGTCTTTACACTCCATATTTTGAAGGCGGTAATGAGCCTGATGAAGTCTTCGAACGTGTCTTCGAAGAACCATTGCTTTGTGAAGCAATTGAAGAAATGTTCGGAGGGCATGGCCATTGGGATCGGATGAAAAATTACTACCTGTTCTTCACTCCGTTCAATCCCAACGCTAAACAGTCGCTGTCTCCGCAGGGACATATTGATTTTCCAGGACAATGCGTACCGATTTTATATCGAGGCTTCACGTTTCAGGTACTAATGGCGGATAACGAAAAATATGGCGGAAACCTCACGCTTTATCCCGGTACTCACAAGATTGTGCAGAAAACGATCATTGATCAACCTCTGATTCATTTTAATAACGGCATGATGGATCTGCCAAGCCCCGCTCCTGTTGAGTTTGTGGGTAAGGCTGGCGATGTGTGCTTCATGCATCATCTGATTTTTCATTCCGGCAATGAAAATGCTGCGAATCACCGCACGCCCCGCATCGCATTACATGCAGAAGCATTCCGGCAGGAATGGCTTCGCACTGTTGAGTCATCAAAACCTGGCCTGAGTCCGTGGGAACGAAGCCTGGCATTGAATGGCCCCGTCGCAACGACGCCAGAAGTCGAAATCGAAAACATGCGAAAACGTCAGGAATATATTGCTGGATTGCGGAAGTAA